The following coding sequences lie in one Halorhabdus rudnickae genomic window:
- a CDS encoding V-type ATP synthase subunit I → MLRPERMSRVSVTGSKAVMADVIETVHDMDLFHITEYDGTFDGFDPGDPTEGADEASDKLVTVRALESTLGVEPEDAGPTRLVTDDALEDELEEIRQDVNELDDRRDELQQELQEVEDGIERMEFFVRLGIDLDLLSGYDSLSVAVGEGDADAIRDTLADADGIENFEVFAEGAALAAFAHPADDQALDDAMVGVEFAAVELPDGEGDPETYLEELRHRRQRLQSQLTTVEDELEEVKLDVAGFLLAAEEKLTIEVQKREAPLSFATSENAFVAEGWIPTDEVDTFEDGLRSAVDDHVEVDELERADYDGDGYPTERESVAEATGDANEGAGEVATDGGTSGILPMSTGMPPVVQENPGPSRPFESLVKVINLPKYTELDPTVALFLTFPLFFGFMIGDLGYGTLYFLIGYVMYTRMESDIFRSLGGVGMWAGGFTAVFGVLYGEFFGLHQLGEIVWNGHPPIHKGLQPHYLTFAQAWLLGSVVAGTAHLVWGRAMDFANNLDHGIGEAFVESGSWIMLTVGLWLWVFSTQARGPKPEFMYTVFSSGEGAAIPLGFTGFSPTVGTVGLALAAVGLVLAIYAEGAIALVESITQAFGHVLSYSRLAAVLLAKAGMALAVNLLVFGAYAHDGEFHLIFFNGFPEHSESVIFAGVVNGSEPVVLALGWLAGIVILLLGHLLVLVLGVTSAGLQAIRLEYVEFFGKFYEGGGKPYDPFGHVREYTAEG, encoded by the coding sequence ATGCTCAGACCTGAGCGGATGAGCCGGGTCTCGGTGACCGGCTCGAAGGCCGTCATGGCCGACGTGATCGAGACCGTCCACGATATGGACCTGTTTCACATCACCGAGTACGATGGCACTTTCGATGGGTTTGATCCAGGCGACCCGACGGAAGGGGCCGACGAAGCGTCGGACAAACTAGTGACTGTACGGGCCCTGGAGTCTACGCTTGGGGTCGAACCCGAAGACGCCGGTCCAACGCGACTGGTGACTGACGACGCCCTAGAGGACGAACTCGAGGAGATTCGTCAGGACGTCAACGAACTCGACGACCGACGCGACGAACTGCAACAAGAGCTTCAGGAGGTCGAGGACGGGATCGAGCGCATGGAATTTTTCGTCCGGCTCGGAATCGACCTCGACCTGCTGTCGGGCTATGACTCCCTGTCGGTGGCCGTCGGGGAGGGAGACGCGGACGCGATACGGGACACACTCGCCGACGCCGACGGGATCGAAAACTTCGAGGTGTTCGCCGAGGGGGCCGCGCTGGCTGCCTTCGCCCATCCCGCCGACGACCAGGCGCTCGACGACGCCATGGTCGGGGTGGAGTTCGCGGCCGTCGAGTTGCCCGACGGCGAGGGCGACCCCGAGACGTACCTCGAAGAACTCCGACACCGCCGCCAGCGGCTCCAGTCCCAGCTCACGACAGTCGAGGACGAACTCGAAGAGGTGAAACTCGACGTCGCCGGGTTCCTGCTGGCGGCCGAGGAGAAACTCACCATCGAGGTTCAAAAGCGAGAGGCCCCGCTGTCGTTTGCGACGAGTGAGAACGCGTTCGTCGCCGAAGGGTGGATTCCGACCGACGAGGTCGATACATTCGAGGACGGCCTCCGAAGCGCCGTCGACGACCACGTCGAGGTCGACGAACTCGAACGAGCCGACTACGACGGGGACGGGTACCCGACCGAGCGTGAATCGGTCGCGGAGGCGACCGGCGACGCGAACGAGGGGGCTGGCGAGGTGGCCACCGACGGGGGCACGAGCGGGATCCTGCCGATGAGTACGGGGATGCCGCCCGTGGTTCAGGAGAACCCCGGGCCGTCTCGTCCTTTCGAATCGCTGGTCAAAGTCATCAACCTCCCGAAGTACACGGAACTGGACCCGACGGTCGCGCTGTTCCTGACGTTCCCGCTGTTCTTCGGGTTCATGATCGGGGATCTGGGCTACGGAACCCTGTACTTCCTCATTGGGTACGTGATGTACACCCGGATGGAGAGCGATATTTTCCGGAGTCTCGGCGGCGTCGGCATGTGGGCCGGCGGTTTCACTGCCGTCTTCGGCGTCCTCTACGGGGAGTTCTTCGGACTCCACCAGCTCGGCGAGATCGTCTGGAACGGCCATCCGCCGATTCACAAGGGACTGCAGCCGCACTACCTCACGTTCGCCCAGGCGTGGCTACTGGGTAGCGTCGTCGCCGGGACGGCGCATCTGGTCTGGGGACGAGCCATGGATTTCGCAAACAACCTCGATCACGGGATCGGCGAGGCGTTCGTCGAGAGCGGTTCGTGGATCATGCTGACCGTCGGACTGTGGCTGTGGGTGTTCAGCACGCAGGCCCGTGGGCCCAAGCCCGAGTTCATGTACACCGTCTTCAGCTCCGGCGAGGGCGCCGCGATCCCACTCGGGTTTACGGGCTTTTCGCCAACAGTTGGGACGGTTGGACTTGCCCTGGCAGCCGTTGGTCTCGTGTTGGCAATCTATGCCGAAGGTGCTATCGCGCTGGTCGAGAGTATCACGCAGGCGTTCGGTCACGTCCTCTCGTACAGCCGGCTGGCCGCAGTCCTGCTGGCGAAGGCCGGCATGGCCCTGGCGGTGAACCTGCTGGTGTTTGGCGCCTACGCCCACGACGGTGAGTTCCACCTCATCTTCTTCAATGGCTTCCCCGAACACAGCGAGAGCGTCATTTTTGCCGGCGTGGTCAACGGGAGCGAGCCGGTGGTACTGGCGCTCGGGTGGCTCGCCGGGATCGTGATCCTCCTGCTGGGACACCTGCTCGTGCTAGTGCTCGGGGTCACATCCGCCGGCCTGCAAGCGATCCGTTTGGAATACGTCGAGTTCTTCGGCAAGTTCTACGAGGGTGGCGGCAAACCCTACGACCCATTCGGCCACGTTCGCGAATACACAGCCGAGGGGTAA
- a CDS encoding V-type ATP synthase subunit F yields the protein MSKEIAVIGSGDFTTGFRLAGVRKFANVSADPDQVEMDEAVTELLEDDDVGIVVMHEPDLDHLSREVRERVETSVDPVLVTLGGGAGSGGLREQIKRAIGIDLMEEE from the coding sequence ATGAGCAAGGAGATTGCGGTTATCGGCAGTGGGGACTTCACGACCGGGTTTCGGCTGGCCGGCGTTCGAAAGTTCGCCAACGTCTCGGCCGATCCGGATCAAGTCGAGATGGACGAGGCTGTGACTGAGTTGCTCGAGGACGACGACGTCGGAATCGTCGTCATGCACGAGCCGGACCTCGACCACCTCTCGCGTGAGGTCCGCGAGCGCGTCGAGACGAGCGTCGATCCCGTCTTGGTGACACTGGGTGGCGGCGCCGGCAGCGGCGGGCTACGCGAGCAGATCAAACGCGCCATCGGCATCGACCTGATGGAGGAAGAGTAA
- a CDS encoding V-type ATP synthase subunit E, with amino-acid sequence MSLETVVEDIREEARTRAEEIRAEAEEEAEEILGDAESDAEEIRDEREQEVQRQIEQEREQRLSSATLQAKQERLKARRTALESVRERVEERLATLEDDRRETLTRELLDAALEELDSSNVDVYCRPEDEALLETILEEYDASLAGQRDCLGGVVVESSSSRVRVNNTFDALVEDVWEDEVREISDHLFDEAENEREQ; translated from the coding sequence ATGAGCCTCGAAACGGTCGTCGAAGACATCCGAGAGGAAGCACGCACGCGCGCGGAAGAAATCCGCGCTGAGGCCGAGGAGGAGGCCGAAGAGATCCTTGGCGACGCCGAAAGCGACGCCGAGGAGATCCGCGACGAGCGTGAGCAGGAGGTACAGCGCCAGATCGAACAGGAGCGCGAACAGCGCCTCTCCAGCGCGACCCTCCAGGCCAAACAGGAGCGCCTGAAAGCGCGACGAACCGCGCTCGAATCGGTTCGAGAACGTGTCGAAGAGCGTCTCGCGACCCTCGAGGACGATCGCCGGGAGACACTCACACGCGAGTTGTTGGATGCGGCCCTCGAAGAGCTCGACAGCAGCAACGTTGACGTGTACTGTCGACCCGAGGACGAGGCGTTACTCGAAACGATCCTCGAAGAGTACGACGCGTCGCTTGCGGGACAGCGAGACTGTCTCGGCGGTGTCGTCGTCGAGAGTTCGTCTTCACGGGTCCGTGTGAACAATACCTTCGATGCGCTCGTCGAAGACGTCTGGGAGGACGAGGTTCGCGAGATCAGTGATCACCTGTTCGACGAGGCCGAAAACGAACGCGAGCAATGA
- a CDS encoding ATP synthase subunit A, with protein MSQATSTDVREDGVIESVSGPVVTATGLQARMNDVVYVGEEGLMGEIIEIEGDLTTIQVYEETSGVAPGGPVESTGAPLSVDLGPGILDNIYDGVQRPLEGLEDKMDSAFLDRGVDAPGIDVEKTWEFTPTVEEGDEVVPGDIVGTVPETESIEHKVMVPPDFEGGEVVGTETGNFTVDETVVELDTGEEITMHQEWPVRQARPAGDKETPTDPLVTGQRILDGLFPVAKGGTAAIPGPFGSGKTVTQHQLAKWADADIVVYVGCGERGNEMTEVIEDFPELEDPKTGKPLMSRTSLIANTSNMPVAARESSVYTGITIAEYYRDMGYDVALMADSTSRWAEALREISSRLEEMPGEEGYPAYLGARLSEFYERAGYYQNHNGTEGSVTVVGAVSPPGGDFSEPVTQNTLRIVKTFWALDADLAERRHFPAINWDESYSLYRDQLDPWFQAEVADDWPTIRQWVIDTLDEESELQEIVQLVGQDALPADQQLTLEVARYIREAYLQQNALHDVDTYCGPEKTYRMMEAIKTFNDEAFDALDAGVPVDEITDVEAAPRLNRIGTTEDYEEFIGEIEDDLAEQLRGMYQ; from the coding sequence ATGAGTCAAGCAACGAGTACAGACGTCCGTGAAGACGGCGTCATCGAGAGCGTGAGCGGTCCCGTCGTCACGGCGACGGGCCTGCAGGCCCGGATGAACGACGTGGTCTACGTCGGCGAAGAGGGCCTGATGGGCGAGATCATCGAGATCGAGGGCGACCTGACGACGATCCAGGTCTACGAGGAGACCTCAGGCGTCGCGCCGGGCGGTCCCGTCGAGAGTACAGGTGCACCACTCAGCGTCGACCTCGGCCCGGGGATCCTGGACAACATCTACGACGGCGTCCAGCGTCCCCTCGAAGGCCTCGAAGACAAGATGGACTCGGCGTTCCTGGATCGCGGGGTCGACGCCCCCGGGATCGACGTCGAGAAGACCTGGGAGTTCACGCCCACCGTCGAGGAAGGCGACGAAGTTGTCCCGGGCGACATCGTCGGGACCGTTCCCGAGACCGAGAGTATCGAACACAAAGTGATGGTGCCGCCCGACTTCGAGGGCGGCGAGGTCGTCGGGACGGAGACGGGTAACTTCACGGTCGACGAGACGGTGGTCGAACTCGACACGGGCGAAGAGATCACCATGCACCAGGAGTGGCCGGTCCGTCAGGCCCGGCCCGCCGGTGACAAGGAGACGCCGACGGATCCGCTGGTGACCGGCCAACGGATCCTCGACGGCCTGTTCCCGGTCGCGAAAGGCGGGACGGCCGCAATTCCGGGACCCTTTGGCTCCGGAAAGACGGTGACCCAGCACCAGCTCGCGAAGTGGGCCGACGCGGACATCGTCGTCTACGTCGGCTGTGGCGAACGGGGCAACGAGATGACGGAAGTCATCGAGGACTTCCCCGAGCTGGAGGATCCAAAGACCGGCAAACCCCTCATGTCCCGGACGAGCCTCATCGCCAACACGTCGAACATGCCCGTCGCGGCGCGTGAGTCGTCGGTCTACACCGGCATCACGATCGCCGAGTACTACCGTGACATGGGCTACGACGTTGCGCTGATGGCCGATTCGACCTCTCGGTGGGCCGAGGCCCTGCGCGAGATCTCCTCGCGACTGGAGGAGATGCCCGGCGAGGAGGGGTATCCCGCGTATCTCGGCGCGCGTCTGAGCGAGTTCTACGAGCGGGCTGGCTACTACCAGAACCACAACGGCACCGAGGGGTCAGTCACAGTAGTCGGCGCAGTGTCACCGCCTGGCGGTGACTTCTCGGAGCCCGTCACGCAGAACACCCTGCGGATCGTCAAAACGTTCTGGGCGCTGGACGCCGACCTCGCCGAGCGTCGGCACTTCCCGGCGATCAACTGGGACGAGTCCTACTCGCTGTACCGCGACCAGCTTGACCCGTGGTTCCAGGCCGAGGTCGCCGACGACTGGCCGACGATCCGCCAGTGGGTCATCGACACGTTAGACGAGGAGAGCGAACTCCAAGAGATCGTCCAACTGGTCGGCCAGGACGCGTTGCCGGCCGACCAGCAGCTAACCCTTGAGGTCGCCCGGTACATCCGGGAGGCTTACCTCCAGCAAAACGCCCTCCACGACGTCGACACCTACTGTGGGCCCGAGAAGACCTACCGGATGATGGAAGCGATCAAGACGTTCAACGACGAGGCCTTCGACGCGCTGGATGCCGGCGTGCCGGTTGATGAGATTACCGACGTCGAGGCTGCACCGAGACTCAACCGGATCGGGACGACCGAGGACTACGAGGAGTTCATCGGGGAGATCGAGGACGATCTCGCCGAGCAACTACGGGGGATGTACCAATGA
- a CDS encoding type IV pilin N-terminal domain-containing protein yields the protein MDRRGISPVLGTCLLVVLTVLLVASMGTVMLGSDIRSEPTTLRVSASADATADRITLTHEGGDAIDPKTLELRVTIDGTALEYQPPVPFFAAKGFRSGPTGPFNAATGSEWTAGETGSIQLASTNAPALRADDRVEITLLEGKDGLVTVETTAE from the coding sequence ATGGATCGACGTGGGATCTCGCCCGTCCTCGGCACGTGTCTGCTCGTCGTACTGACGGTCCTTCTCGTGGCCAGTATGGGGACCGTCATGCTCGGCTCCGACATCCGTTCGGAACCGACAACGCTCCGGGTGAGTGCCAGTGCCGACGCGACGGCCGACCGCATCACGCTCACGCACGAGGGCGGTGACGCGATAGATCCGAAAACGCTCGAACTCCGGGTGACGATCGATGGTACGGCGCTCGAGTACCAGCCGCCCGTTCCCTTTTTCGCCGCGAAGGGGTTCCGTAGCGGCCCGACCGGTCCGTTCAACGCGGCGACGGGCAGCGAGTGGACAGCCGGCGAAACCGGCTCGATTCAGCTCGCGAGTACGAACGCACCGGCCCTGCGTGCCGACGACCGCGTCGAGATCACCCTACTGGAGGGCAAGGACGGACTCGTCACCGTCGAGACGACAGCAGAATGA
- a CDS encoding V-type ATP synthase subunit D, whose translation MAQDVKPTRKNLMQIEDRIELSERGHDTLEKKRDGLIMEFMDILDQAQDVRADLEDTYDRAQDRIDMARAMEGDVAVRGAAAALKEHPEITTQSKNIMGVVVPQIESTKVRKSLDERGYGVLGTSARIDEVAEAYEELLEQIILAAEVETAMKEMLEEIETTKRRVNALEFTLLPQLNENKEYIEQKLEEQEREEIFRMKKIKANKEAAEKAEREADEATGSA comes from the coding sequence ATGGCACAGGACGTCAAACCGACCCGGAAGAACCTCATGCAGATCGAGGACCGGATCGAACTCTCCGAGCGGGGCCACGACACCTTAGAGAAGAAACGAGACGGCCTCATCATGGAGTTCATGGACATCCTCGATCAGGCCCAGGATGTCCGGGCGGACCTAGAGGATACCTACGACCGCGCCCAAGACCGGATCGACATGGCGCGGGCGATGGAGGGGGACGTAGCTGTCCGTGGCGCGGCGGCAGCACTGAAAGAACATCCTGAGATCACCACCCAGTCGAAGAACATCATGGGCGTGGTCGTCCCACAGATCGAGTCGACGAAGGTCCGCAAGAGTCTCGACGAGCGAGGGTACGGCGTTCTCGGGACGAGCGCCCGGATCGACGAAGTCGCCGAAGCTTACGAGGAACTCTTAGAGCAGATCATTCTCGCCGCAGAAGTCGAGACCGCGATGAAAGAAATGCTTGAGGAGATCGAAACGACCAAGCGACGAGTCAATGCGCTTGAATTTACGTTGCTCCCCCAACTCAACGAGAACAAGGAGTACATCGAACAGAAACTCGAAGAGCAGGAACGCGAAGAGATCTTCCGGATGAAGAAGATCAAGGCCAACAAGGAGGCCGCCGAGAAGGCCGAGCGGGAAGCCGACGAGGCGACCGGTTCCGCCTGA
- a CDS encoding methyltransferase domain-containing protein, whose amino-acid sequence MGVLEDKSRARLFYKYLSTVYDRINPFIWNEEMRGQALELLDIEESDRVLDVGCGTGFGTEGILEHTENVYGLDQSPHQLEQAFEKFGTRGPVQFCLGDAERLPFEDDAFDVVWSSGSIEYWPNPVAALEECRRVARPGGQVLVVGPNYPSSTIFQKLADAIMLFYDAEEADRMFEAAGFESIEHVTMGPSYNPEVAITTVATVPR is encoded by the coding sequence ATGGGTGTTCTGGAAGACAAGTCGCGTGCGCGGCTGTTCTACAAGTACCTCTCGACAGTCTACGACCGAATCAATCCGTTCATCTGGAACGAGGAGATGCGTGGCCAAGCCCTGGAGTTGCTCGATATCGAGGAAAGCGATCGGGTACTCGACGTCGGCTGTGGGACCGGCTTCGGGACCGAGGGAATCCTCGAACACACTGAGAACGTCTACGGCCTCGATCAAAGCCCTCACCAGCTCGAACAGGCTTTCGAGAAGTTCGGCACTCGTGGCCCGGTACAGTTCTGTCTGGGTGACGCCGAACGTCTCCCCTTCGAGGACGACGCGTTCGACGTCGTCTGGTCGTCGGGATCGATCGAATACTGGCCCAACCCCGTCGCGGCTCTAGAGGAGTGTCGCCGCGTCGCTCGTCCGGGCGGGCAGGTGCTCGTCGTCGGTCCGAACTATCCCTCCTCGACCATCTTCCAGAAACTCGCTGACGCGATCATGCTGTTCTACGACGCCGAGGAGGCCGACCGGATGTTCGAGGCTGCGGGCTTCGAATCGATCGAACACGTCACGATGGGGCCGTCGTACAACCCCGAGGTCGCCATCACGACCGTCGCCACCGTCCCGCGCTGA
- a CDS encoding V-type ATP synthase subunit C, with translation MSPSITSTDDSSNYEYVVARVRARRAALFDEDDYRKLVRMGPGEIARFMEETEYEREMNALGARYSGVDLIEYALTRNMAKHFEDMLRWAEGELYENIARYLRRFDAWNVKTVLRGIYSGADAEAIESDLIQAGELTEGTLDRLAAAESIDGVIEGLEGTIFYEPLLGAFDDFEAEELLVPLENAVDRTFYENLIEGVPEEQSADRATQLYLEFLRAEIDFRNLRNALRIARSGADIDPSEYYIEGGNLFDAEEVRRLAGDKDQLVEHVRESEYGENLEAALEELETAEDLIGFEHALDAALLEYADTLSYRYPVSITAVLSYILAKEREIDNIRAIARGRESGLEPDEIERDLVML, from the coding sequence ATGAGTCCGAGTATCACCAGCACGGACGATTCAAGCAACTACGAGTACGTAGTCGCGCGAGTCCGGGCCCGTCGGGCCGCGCTGTTCGATGAAGACGACTACCGCAAGTTAGTCCGGATGGGACCCGGCGAGATCGCCCGGTTCATGGAGGAGACCGAGTACGAACGGGAGATGAATGCACTCGGTGCCCGCTACTCGGGCGTCGACCTGATCGAGTACGCTCTCACTCGGAACATGGCAAAGCACTTCGAGGACATGCTCCGGTGGGCCGAAGGCGAGCTATACGAAAATATCGCCCGGTACCTCCGACGGTTCGACGCCTGGAACGTCAAGACGGTACTACGCGGGATCTACTCGGGTGCCGACGCCGAAGCCATCGAGTCCGACCTGATCCAGGCTGGTGAACTCACCGAGGGAACGCTGGATCGGCTGGCGGCCGCCGAGTCGATCGATGGCGTCATCGAGGGGCTTGAAGGGACGATCTTCTACGAGCCGCTGCTCGGTGCCTTCGATGACTTCGAGGCCGAGGAGTTGCTCGTCCCTCTCGAGAACGCGGTCGACCGGACGTTCTACGAGAACCTGATCGAGGGGGTGCCCGAAGAGCAGTCCGCCGACCGGGCGACCCAGCTGTATCTGGAGTTCCTCCGGGCGGAGATCGACTTCCGAAACCTCCGGAACGCGCTACGGATCGCACGCAGTGGTGCCGACATCGACCCCTCGGAGTACTACATCGAGGGCGGTAATCTCTTCGATGCCGAGGAAGTCCGACGACTGGCCGGCGACAAGGACCAGCTCGTCGAACACGTCCGGGAGAGCGAGTACGGTGAGAATCTCGAGGCTGCCCTCGAGGAACTAGAGACGGCCGAGGACCTGATCGGCTTCGAACACGCACTGGACGCGGCGCTGCTCGAATATGCCGATACGCTGTCCTACCGGTATCCCGTGTCGATCACGGCCGTCCTGTCGTACATTCTGGCGAAGGAACGTGAGATCGACAACATTCGCGCAATCGCTCGCGGCCGCGAGAGCGGCCTCGAACCGGATGAGATCGAACGGGACCTGGTGATGCTATGA
- a CDS encoding Brp/Blh family beta-carotene 15,15'-dioxygenase has translation MDPVVTDSTANRTDDPRRLASLVQWTGWLALLGLAIVYPLVAPLSDRVRYLPLLASVGAFGLPHGALDYVALPRALDDRVTVRGLGIVGALYAVLGVGYLALWWLAPLPAAILFIALTWFHWGQGELYVLRDIFGATYLDRIQQVLTIVVRGGLPMLVPLIGFPDRYRAVLETFVAPFGGTVGGWPLFDPGAGLVLAMVFGTITVTTLLRGRRLARDGAKQAWRLDASETALLWVAFLVVEPVLAIGVYFCLWHSVRHLGRVGWLDGRVRSALADGRWPRAVGRVTLEAAPPTVAALALIGGLFVALPATTVAGATGLYLVGIAVLTLPHTAIVTWIDRRQGLWL, from the coding sequence GTGGATCCCGTGGTCACCGATTCGACCGCCAACCGTACTGACGATCCGCGTCGGCTGGCCAGCCTCGTCCAGTGGACGGGCTGGCTGGCGCTGTTGGGGTTGGCGATTGTCTATCCGCTCGTCGCCCCCCTGTCCGATCGCGTCCGGTATCTGCCCTTGCTCGCGAGCGTCGGCGCGTTCGGACTGCCACACGGGGCGCTGGATTACGTGGCGCTGCCGCGGGCGCTGGACGACCGAGTCACGGTGCGGGGACTGGGCATCGTCGGCGCCCTCTATGCGGTCCTGGGTGTTGGGTACCTGGCGCTGTGGTGGCTCGCGCCGCTGCCGGCCGCAATCCTGTTTATCGCGTTGACCTGGTTCCACTGGGGACAGGGAGAACTGTACGTCCTCCGAGACATATTCGGCGCAACCTATCTCGATCGAATCCAGCAGGTTCTGACGATCGTCGTCCGCGGCGGCCTGCCGATGCTCGTCCCGCTGATTGGCTTCCCGGACCGGTATCGGGCGGTCCTCGAGACGTTCGTCGCGCCCTTCGGCGGGACAGTCGGGGGGTGGCCGTTGTTCGATCCCGGCGCTGGCCTCGTGTTGGCGATGGTCTTCGGCACGATAACGGTCACAACGCTGTTGCGCGGTCGTCGGCTCGCAAGGGACGGAGCAAAACAGGCCTGGCGACTCGATGCGAGCGAGACCGCGCTGCTGTGGGTTGCCTTCCTCGTCGTCGAGCCGGTCCTGGCGATCGGCGTCTACTTCTGTCTGTGGCACTCGGTCCGTCACCTCGGACGGGTCGGCTGGCTCGACGGGCGCGTCCGGTCGGCACTCGCGGACGGACGGTGGCCACGGGCTGTCGGCCGGGTCACCCTGGAAGCCGCGCCGCCGACGGTCGCTGCCCTGGCGTTGATCGGCGGCCTGTTCGTGGCGTTGCCGGCAACGACTGTCGCGGGGGCGACCGGCCTCTACCTCGTCGGGATCGCCGTGTTGACCCTCCCACACACGGCGATCGTCACGTGGATCGACCGCCGGCAGGGGCTGTGGCTGTGA
- a CDS encoding V-type ATP synthase subunit B has protein sequence MKEYQTITEISGPLVFVETDEPVGYDEIVEIETGDGETRRGQVLESTSDHVAVQVFESTQGIDRECSVRFLGETMKMPVTEELLGRVLDGTGRPIDGGPDIVPDERQDIVGKAINPVSREYPREFIQTGISAIDGMNTLVRGQKLPLFSASGLPHNELALQIARQAEVPEEQEEGEESEFAVVFAAMGITAEEANEFMDDFERTGALERSVVFLNLADDPAVERTITPRLALTTAEYLAFEKGYHVLTIMTDMTNYCEALREIGAAREEVPGRRGYPGYMYTDLAGLYERAGRIEGVEGSITQIPILTMPSDDDTHPIPDLTGYITEGQIYVDRDLNSQGTQPPIYVLPSLSRLMDEGIGEGLTREDHGDVSDQLYAAYAEGEDLRDLVNIVGREALSERDNKYLDFADRFESEFVDQGYDTDRTIEETLSIGWDLLSMLPEEELNRIDEEFIETYYGAGSDATVEAAEADD, from the coding sequence ATGAAAGAGTATCAGACGATCACCGAGATCAGCGGTCCGCTGGTGTTCGTCGAGACGGACGAGCCGGTCGGGTACGACGAGATCGTCGAGATCGAGACCGGCGACGGCGAGACCCGCCGCGGCCAGGTGCTGGAGTCGACCAGCGACCACGTCGCGGTCCAGGTCTTCGAGAGTACCCAGGGGATCGATCGGGAGTGCTCGGTCCGGTTCCTCGGTGAGACGATGAAGATGCCCGTCACAGAGGAACTGCTCGGACGGGTGCTCGATGGCACTGGTCGGCCGATCGACGGCGGGCCGGACATCGTCCCCGACGAACGCCAGGACATCGTCGGGAAGGCGATCAATCCAGTCTCCCGGGAGTATCCACGAGAGTTCATCCAGACCGGCATTTCTGCCATCGACGGCATGAACACGCTGGTCCGGGGCCAGAAGCTCCCGCTGTTCTCGGCGTCGGGGCTGCCCCACAACGAACTCGCGCTCCAGATCGCCCGCCAGGCGGAAGTGCCTGAAGAGCAAGAGGAGGGCGAGGAGAGCGAGTTCGCCGTCGTCTTCGCGGCGATGGGGATCACCGCCGAGGAGGCCAACGAGTTCATGGACGACTTCGAGCGGACTGGTGCCCTGGAACGCTCGGTCGTCTTCCTGAACCTTGCGGACGACCCGGCCGTCGAGCGGACGATCACGCCGCGGCTGGCGCTGACCACCGCCGAATACCTGGCCTTCGAGAAGGGGTATCACGTCCTGACGATCATGACGGACATGACCAACTACTGTGAGGCCCTGCGAGAGATCGGGGCCGCCCGCGAGGAGGTCCCGGGTCGTCGGGGCTACCCCGGGTACATGTACACCGACCTGGCAGGGCTGTACGAGCGGGCCGGTCGGATCGAGGGCGTTGAGGGGTCGATCACCCAGATCCCAATCCTGACGATGCCCAGCGACGATGACACGCACCCGATCCCAGACCTGACGGGGTACATCACGGAAGGCCAGATCTACGTCGACCGGGACCTCAACAGCCAGGGGACCCAGCCACCGATCTACGTGCTGCCCTCGCTGTCGCGGCTCATGGACGAGGGAATCGGCGAAGGGTTGACCCGCGAGGATCACGGCGACGTCTCCGACCAGCTCTATGCCGCTTACGCGGAGGGGGAAGACCTCAGGGACCTCGTGAACATCGTCGGTCGCGAGGCCCTCAGCGAACGGGACAACAAGTACCTGGACTTCGCCGACCGCTTCGAGAGCGAGTTCGTCGACCAGGGCTACGACACCGATCGAACGATCGAGGAGACGCTCTCGATCGGCTGGGACCTCCTCTCGATGCTGCCCGAGGAAGAACTCAACCGCATCGACGAGGAATTCATCGAAACCTACTACGGCGCGGGTTCGGACGCGACGGTCGAGGCCGCCGAGGCCGACGACTGA
- the ahaH gene encoding ATP synthase archaeal subunit H — translation MPRPEVLDRVKEAEREAAEIVADAEEERDRRLKEAREEAETIRERAHEEAEETAQERLEAAREEIKSEREEILAEGRETRDRLESQAEERVDEVVEYVVDAFEEAVHAQT, via the coding sequence ATGCCCAGGCCCGAGGTTCTCGACCGTGTCAAGGAGGCCGAGCGGGAGGCGGCGGAGATCGTCGCTGACGCCGAGGAGGAACGCGACCGGCGCCTCAAGGAGGCCCGTGAAGAGGCCGAAACGATCCGCGAGCGGGCACACGAGGAAGCCGAGGAGACGGCACAGGAGCGTCTCGAAGCGGCTCGCGAGGAGATCAAATCTGAACGAGAGGAGATCCTGGCTGAAGGCCGCGAGACGCGCGATCGCCTAGAATCGCAGGCCGAGGAACGCGTCGACGAGGTAGTCGAATACGTCGTCGATGCCTTCGAGGAGGCGGTACATGCTCAGACCTGA